GCGCGCCGGTGAAAGTGGTCGAAATAGAACTCCACGCATCGTTTCACGTCGTCTGGATGCACACCCTCCGCCCATCCGTTGCCGATCTCGTGCTCCAGCGAATGTCCGGTGAACGCAAGCCACGTCTCGTTGAAGTAGTCGCAGAGGGCGTCGGTTCCCGACCGCCAGATCAACACTGGCGAGTGCTCTACCAGAGCGCGGTACTCGTCACCACTGAGAACACCACTATCGATCGCCCGATATGGCGTCGGGTCTATTCGCGTCGAGGCTATTTGACGCTCCGGATTCAGCGACATCTCGATCTCCGCCTGCTGGCTTCGATGACAATTGACGAATCTAGCTCTGCGGTTGCCGCTCGATAGACCGTGAAAGTCCGGACATATCGCCGAAGGCCGCGTTCACGTCACGCGGATCCATCCGCCTGCGAGATCGCGTCCTCGGATACGGGAAAAGCCGCTGGCACACGTGGTCGGTTCGATACACGTCGCGCACCACCGCCTAACGACCCGCCGGCTACGTCGTTCGGTGGCGAATCCCGGCTCGGCTGATGGTCATTCGGTCCAAATTGAGGATGTTCTCGAGGCATGGCTGCTCGTTCGAAGGTGGACGCGTTCCGAGCCACATGTTCGGCAAACGCGCAACCGTGGCTTCCCAGCCCACGGCGCGAGTCGCAAAAGAAAAAGCCCCTCCCACCGTATCGATGGGAGGGGCCGCTCGCCGCGTCAGCGCGGCGCTATCTGGAGCGCTCTCCTTCTCCCATGCGCAGAAACCCCCGGCCGAGAAGGCCAAGGGCACTGCTAAGGAGGAGGGTGCGCGCGTTATGCATCATGCGAACCTACTACGGAGTGCTTTGCTTGCGCTAGCGGGGAACTTCGCCAAGCTCGCGGTCCAGCTCGCGCATCGCTGCTTCGTAGTGCGGGTCGACCGGCGCACGTTCACCGAGCATCGAGCGGTTCTGCTTGCTTGGACCATTTACAAGTCTCGCGATCAGGCGGAATGCCCCCCACCCGACCAATGCGACGAACGCGAGCTTGAGGGCGAGAATCGCGATGCCAACCAGCGCGCCGAGGACTCCGAGTGCCGTCGCCAGCATCAGGATCGATACAGGAATTGCTAGCGCGAGCACAATTACGATTTTCAGGAAAGCCCAGAGAACTCTCATCGGTATTCCTCCAGGGAGCGTAGGAACCAACACTGATGCACTACGGAGCAGTGCCCTCGGAGATTCGCCGCCGCATCTTCCGCCCGCCCAGCCGGATGCGCAGTATCCCTCCGCTCGGCTGTTGGGCGGCAGTTGGCGCCCGCACCGAGTCGACGGAAAGCCGAGACCGTTCATTGCTCAAGAGGATCCAACTGATGCGTTCGAGGAGACGGTATTTGTTTCTTGGCGTCCTTTTCATCGGGTGCGCCACCGCATTCTCTCCCTCCCGTTCGACGGCGCAAACCCCGCCGCGTCCGTCGCAAGCAACGCAAGCGGGCCGCGGCGGACGCGCGGAGCGGTCACCGGATTATCCGGTTCGACCGCCGGTTCCCCCCGCGCAATACGCGCACGGCGAGCAGCTCTTCCGGAGCAACTGCAGCTTCTGTCACGGCTCGGATGCACGCGGCGGTGAAACCGGACCAAACCTGGTGCGCGACCAGGTTGTTCTCGCCGATCAAAACGGGGAGCTCATCGCGCCGATCGTGCAGACCGGCATTCCCGCCCGAGGCATGCCGAAGTTCACGTTGAGCGCCGCGGAGATCGCCGATATCGCCGCGTGGCTGCACAGCCAGCCGCTATCGGATCGTGGCGCGCCAAGCACGCTCGACATTCTCGTCGGGAACGCGAAGCAGGGCGAGGCGTACTTCAACGGCGCCGGCCGCTGCGTGCAATGTCACTCGGTGACCGGAGATCTCGCCGGTATCGGCGGTAAGTACGAGCCGAAGGAGATTCAGAACCTCATCGTCTCCGGTGGCGGCACAGGGTTTGGTCGCCGCTCACGCGGCGCGACGGCGCCCAAGGTCCCACGTCCGACGGTGACGGTGACCTTGCCCTCGGGCCAATCGGTGCAAGGAGATCTCGATCACATCTCCGCATTCGTCGTCGCACTACGCGAGGCAGACGGAACGTATCGCAGCTTCGCTCGACGCGACTCGATCCCGAAGGTCGTCGTCAACAACCCGCTCCAGTGGCACGTCGACATGCTCCCGAAATGGCGGGACGCCGATATCCACAATCTGACGGCGTACCTCGCGACCTTGAAGTAGGGCTTTACTGGCGTGATTGAGACAATGCACAACTTCTTCACTCATGACTCTCGCGCTCGACCGCGATCGTTAGGTGATCCGATGACGCGAATTGCAAAGCTCGTGCTGCTCTGTATTCCGTTCTGCGTCCCGTGCGGCCAGCTGGCGAGTCAAGGCCTCGACCCCGCCGTGTTGACGAAGCCGGCGACCGACGCCTGGCCGAGCTATGCAGGCGACTACTCGCAGCGTCGGTTCAGCACGTTGACGCAGATCGATACGAACAACGTCAAACATCTCAGCCTCGCCTGGGTGCGTCGCCTAACGGCCGGCGCCGGCGGCGGCGAAGGCGGTTTCTTCGGACCGCCGGCCGGCGGACCGACGATCACCGGCGGCGTCGCGGAGGATCCGGTCACCATTCCCGGTTCGACGAGCGGGTCGCCGCGCCTGTCCGGGTCGATTTTGCAGGTCAACGGAATCCTGTACGTCACTGCGCCCGACAACGCCTGGGCGATCGACGCGCGCGACGGCCACGTGCTGTGGCACTACTGGTGGAAGTCGCGCGGGGGGACGCACATCGGCAATCGCGGCATGGCCATGTACGGTGAGTGGCTCTACTTCGAGACGCCCGACGACTATCTGGTTTCACTCGAGGCGAAGACCGGTCAGGAGCGCTGGCACAAGGAGATCGCTGATTTCAGTCAACAGTATTTCTCGACGACGGCGCCGATGGTCATTGGCGACCACGTGCTCGTGGGAACAGGCGACGATCTGGACTCGCCAGGCTTTCTCCAGTCGTTCGATCCGAAGTCGGGCGATCTGCAATGGAAGCTCTACACGGTCCCGATGAACAAGGGCGACCCGGGCCTCGAGACCTGGGGAAGCCTGGACGCTGCACGGCATGGCGGCGCGCAGGTCTGGATGCCAGGCTCGTACGACCCGGAAACGCATCTGTACATCGTCGGCACGGGGAATCCAACGCCGGCATACACCGCGATGCTGCGCGGGCCCAAGGACGAACACACGAACCTGTACACGTGTGCCGTCATCGCGGTGAACGTGGATACCGGGAAGCTGGTCTGGTACTTCCAGACATCGCCTAACGACACACACGACTGGGACTCCACGCAGCCGTCGGTGCTGTTCGACGGCATCTTCCAGGGCAAGCCGCGGAAGCTGGTCATGCAGGCGGCGCGAAACGGCTACTTCTATGTGCTGGACCGCACCAATGGTGAGCACCTGCTCACGTCGAAGTACTCCGAGGCGGCCAACTGGGCGCAGGAGATCAACGCGAAGGGACAGCTCGTCCGGAACCCGGAGAAGGACAACACCATCGCGGGCTCGCTCGTCTCGCCGGACAACGGTGGCGCCACGAACTGGTTTCCGCCGAGCTACAGTCCGCAGACGGGACTCTTGTACGTCGTCACACGAGAGTTGTACGCGATGTACTACCTGACGAACAAGGATCCGCGCATGCTCGTGGGGCTCGGCGGCAGTGAGCAGGATGTCGTCGGATCGGCGGGCACGTCCATCGTCGCGATCGACTATCAGACCGGAAAGATCGCCTGGAAGTACCGCTTCGAGGGAGCTGGCGGCGGCGCAACGGGTTTGCTGACGACGGCCGGCGGTTTACTCTTTGCGAATGACGGCGCAGGCAACCTCGTCGCCTTTGGCGTACAGGGAAAGAAGCCACCCGTTGCGCTCTGGCACGCCGGTATCGGCTCGGTCGACAACGCACCGGAGACGTACACCGTCGACGGCCGTCAGTATGTCCTCGTCACGGCAGAAGGGTCGGTTTATGCCTTCTCCCTGCAATAGTTCGGCGTACTCGCACGCAATGATGGGAGTGACAATGCCAACTCGAATCGGTGTACCGAACGAGTCCGAAACCACGCGCCGCGGC
This portion of the Gemmatimonadaceae bacterium genome encodes:
- a CDS encoding cytochrome c, which codes for MRSRRRYLFLGVLFIGCATAFSPSRSTAQTPPRPSQATQAGRGGRAERSPDYPVRPPVPPAQYAHGEQLFRSNCSFCHGSDARGGETGPNLVRDQVVLADQNGELIAPIVQTGIPARGMPKFTLSAAEIADIAAWLHSQPLSDRGAPSTLDILVGNAKQGEAYFNGAGRCVQCHSVTGDLAGIGGKYEPKEIQNLIVSGGGTGFGRRSRGATAPKVPRPTVTVTLPSGQSVQGDLDHISAFVVALREADGTYRSFARRDSIPKVVVNNPLQWHVDMLPKWRDADIHNLTAYLATLK
- a CDS encoding acido-empty-quinoprotein group A; protein product: MTRIAKLVLLCIPFCVPCGQLASQGLDPAVLTKPATDAWPSYAGDYSQRRFSTLTQIDTNNVKHLSLAWVRRLTAGAGGGEGGFFGPPAGGPTITGGVAEDPVTIPGSTSGSPRLSGSILQVNGILYVTAPDNAWAIDARDGHVLWHYWWKSRGGTHIGNRGMAMYGEWLYFETPDDYLVSLEAKTGQERWHKEIADFSQQYFSTTAPMVIGDHVLVGTGDDLDSPGFLQSFDPKSGDLQWKLYTVPMNKGDPGLETWGSLDAARHGGAQVWMPGSYDPETHLYIVGTGNPTPAYTAMLRGPKDEHTNLYTCAVIAVNVDTGKLVWYFQTSPNDTHDWDSTQPSVLFDGIFQGKPRKLVMQAARNGYFYVLDRTNGEHLLTSKYSEAANWAQEINAKGQLVRNPEKDNTIAGSLVSPDNGGATNWFPPSYSPQTGLLYVVTRELYAMYYLTNKDPRMLVGLGGSEQDVVGSAGTSIVAIDYQTGKIAWKYRFEGAGGGATGLLTTAGGLLFANDGAGNLVAFGVQGKKPPVALWHAGIGSVDNAPETYTVDGRQYVLVTAEGSVYAFSLQ